AaactgatttactcaccctctgtaCAAACCTGACATTTTGAATAACGACCCAGATAGCAAGGTGACATTGATTCAATGTTGAAATTCCATCCGAATCATCATTTTGGTTGAGGTTGAAAAATCAATTCTAAATAATATTGGATCAATGTTGATAATTCAATGCTTTTCtgtgttgaaataaaaaatagctCTTGTTGTTTTCAAAGCAGATGATTAATGACAACCGgggctttcaagcttcaaaaatatGCTCCATAAAATTGGTCCGTGATAGGATATAAGTCTTCTAACGAACGATACATTTCTGTGATAAACAGACGCTGAAATATTTACGTTCCTCGTGAACTCTTACCGTCAAGTTCATAATGTTTGAATCTTTTCAATGAATCGGTTGATTCGTGCACGAGTCGGACTCCCTCAGTTCTCAAATTCAAGCCACTGATTTAGAGAATAACagttcataaaaaaatattgctTTGTTTTTCACATAAAACACTCATACAGCTTTAGAAGACTTTTATTGTGGTTTGGATTTCTTTCCGAAGCTTGAAAGCGTCGGTCGCAGTTCATATACGGAAGTCTGAAAGCATTCTTCTACAGAAGAAAGAatagggctgtatccgaaatcgtcccctataccctcaaatagtgcactatttgaggggacagccattttaagtggtgttcgaaaccatagtggacgttctcgagtgcactcattcaatcccacaatgcaccgcaaaaacgagtgcacaaccgatgtacgctcaacagctagagataacccataatgcactgtgagagtcgcgcgccgactgaattcccgcgtctctccagacgatggcgcccgcagctgaatcatccatctgttcaatttacaacgcgctcgtccactgcgtaatgcagcgtacaacacaggtacaaatttgttgtaaattgattattaaattgtttaaccaaggtttatacataaactccttgacatagttcaagatacatcctttaatcttactactcgaactgtccgttttaaatgattgttaaacagtaagcaatactatgcaaaagctgcagtccttccggtgcacttagtgtccgaattcactcactcgttttcattcactccttcaagtgaactgtacgagtggactaatgtagggaatagtgaatagggtatagtgggcgatttcggatacagcctaggTCTATCATACGGATTTAAAACGACACGAGGGTGAATAAACAATATAAGAATTTACATGTATGACATTACCTTAATTGGGATCAAATCATGATGTTATATACAGTGTTGGAAGTAACGCATTACAGCAAgatacgtaataatattactttttccaagtaactagtaaagtaacgcagcTACTTTTTAATTGACGAAAATATCTGAGTTAGGCTACTTTTTCAATATGTAACGCTAGTtactttccccccatttattgattaaaagctctcctgttcccatgttgagagaaattgtaaaatgttactttagttctagaataaatgtgaacatgcaaaacaataatctcactcacaaaaaaaaaaacagatacagtattcctcaaaatgaataaaaacagttaaattcaacacaaacctgcaataattaaaaatgttgaataatacaaatatccttgatgtatttaatcccattttattaaccaatgtctttgctgccgaccttcgatgatccaaatcatccatactaataagcaaaaattactttgttttccttttttattgctgaagagttgacattttttcttctgcggtctactgtacagacgtgaatttacttttctctataagcccgaggcttttggtgtgaaaaggcttttacatttgccaaaaatagaactttttatattaaaaacagcaAGCCCTGCCCTGccaagtaacgcattactttccataaaaactaagtaactttccccaacactggttataaaGAAGAGAGTGACATTTCTTTCACAATGTGACATTTCTTTAACAATTTCTTTCACATGACATGGAACATCACCAGAAAATTAATATATTGTTATATAGATATTGATGTAGATTAATGAAGTCTGAGTGAAAGGGCATATTGAAGAGCTGACTAGTTAGTTCTGCCATCATTAACATTAGACAGTGTTGGTCAGCATCTAATTAAAAGATATTGAGGCTCACTGTCTTGCAGATGATTTATCAAGCCAGTTTCTAAAGAAAAGTGCAGTGTTTGACCAGAGATATAATTTATCATGTCAAACAATGTGTTCTGGCACATTATCAAAGCTGCTAAAAGCAACACAAAATCACTCCTGTGCTTCACTACCCCCTGGTGGAAATGAataagagagacagaaagaggaaATGAAAATGTGCACAAACTGAATACATCACTTCAAACCAAGGTGCAGTCACCAAAACGTTTAGCCTTTTCTGACTGAGCTTTTGATATATTTTCTAATTCAGACTTTGAAAACACCCAAAATTCAATCCACCTTATGTTTTTCTTATAGAGCGgacacagccatttgtaaattgtatgagTCTTGCTTCTGGTCTCCTCTTGTCTTGCTATTGTTAGCTGTATTgcaaatcagtgtcttaccatattattttaattaattatcttaattatgaacactagtttgtagtgcaaacagttttatcgatgaaccggaagtctcacccttAGCCTTAATTCTGCGTAGAAGAATAAAGTGGATTGAATTCcactaaaaataaaagttttattttctaaaatcaGCACAGTTCTTCAGGATGTCAGTCTGAAAGGCCTTCATACTTACGTTTTAAAATTTCTCAAAGCTTGTGTTGATGAATGTACCTTTTCTATgtttgtattaaattattatcTTATTACATTATCAAAACATATTCCAGCACACTCTAAAGCTGTTGCAAATGTAGTCATTTGTAACTGCTCCTTGCTAAAACTtgtttaaaaattgatttaaaaaaacttgattaaaaaaaacttgattaAAATTGCTGATGACACTGATCAAATTAATTTTAgttctgtcatttaaaaaaaagcaaacCTTTGGCCTCAAATTaccttattcatgtcagtactaaataaacaataatatgcattttgtaaaactaattaatattttgcagattttgaaaggggttgtaaacttttgacctcaactgtataaactcagaactttgagatataaactcgaaatctgatttttttttttttgtcagaattgcatgatttaaacaattgcatgttataaagtcagaaatggactttattggcgtttatatttcacaattctgagacaattCTAACAATGactgagagagacagaaagaggaaTTGAAAATGTGCACGAACTGAATACATCACTTGAAACTACAGCCACCAAAACGTTCAGCCTGACTGAGGTTATGATATATTTTCTAATTCAGACTTTACAAAATTCACCCAACACCCAAAATTCAATCCACCTTATGTTTCCCATTGAGTGGATGCAGCCATTTGAACATTTTATgagtctggcttctggtctcctcacatccagctatttttggcTGTACAAACCAGCTTGTTTTGCCATTTGATATTGTAAATTGGCGTGTCTTACCAAATACTTTTAATCTAGTATCTTAATTATGCACacactagtttgtagtgcaaacagtaaaactgtttgcactacaaactagtgtGTGCATAATTAAGATATTGTTTttcttctccttatttccctatagcggctaatgaaccgtaAGTCTCAACCATTACTTCcatgttgaagaataaggtggactGAATTCcactaaaaataaaagttttattttccgAAATCTTCATATTTTTCTAAGCTTGTCTTAATGAATGTACCTTTtctatgtttgtttttaaattattatctTACTACATTCTCAAAAACACATTCCAGCACTCTAAAGCTGTGCTGCAAATGTAATAATTTGTCTCTGCCCTTTGCTAAAAGTGTTTAAAATTGCTGATGACACTGAGCAAATGGATTTTACAGTTCtggaatttaaaaaagcaaacctTTGGCCTTAAAGGCACATTTCCAGGGACTTAATGATCCAATATCAGACGGTTTGCTTCTGCCAAGAGGTGATGTTGAGTAAATGGAGTCATATAGAGATTTTGCAGCCTGATGGAACATGGCCAACTTCGATGTTTAAATCCGGTGCttactgtatatttttttctaagaaaACCTTCTTCTGTAATCTTTATAATGGGTTGATGTTTTTGCAGATAAGCAATTTAGGATGATGCATTAGAATAATTGGTCTTCCGTTTGTAAATCACACTACTTAGAGAGCTGGCCGACACAGACAGCTTGCTGACTCCAAGTCTAACCTTCCTATTTGTCttattaaagaaaaaataaaatacagtcataTGCGTTTAGCAATTTTAATGATGCGTTCATCTAATATTGCAGTGAAAAGTTAGATAATGGCCTCATTAAATAGTGTGACAGTAAAATGCACTCTGGATAATGATTCATTTCCACTGGCACTAACGTCACTGATGAGCCAGTTAATTCATCTGcctctgttaaaaaaaaatcattccaaCAAAGCAACATTACTTAACAGATATCAAGTAAGCTTGCGTAAGTTTGTCCTGCATCATTAACACAGCTTGAGAGCACCGCTGAATCAAAACTAGGTTTCAGCATGCACTTCCCAGAAATATTTTGCTTAAACGGACACCTTTGATTTCGCATGAATGCTGAGAAGAACTTCAGCAGCGTGTTTGGAATTCCGAGCCGTGGACTGCTTATCGTGAGAGGAATGCTGAGTCACTGCTTCCTGTTTCAGCTGCCGACTGGCAGGCAGGAAACCACAGGAGCAGCTCTTGGGTGTTGGTTGCATTCTCACTCAGTTATTTACAAACATATAAAGCCTCAGGGGTGAGTTTAAGACAGGGAGTGGAGCTGTATGAATGCTGGGCATTTCTCATATCCATCTGAGCCACCAGAGCAGAGTTTACACCGGGAAAGTGCAGAGACGTGCCCCaaagcatttttaattaaaagagtgctatttaaaatatcagttaagTTTAAAATGACATCTAAAGTCAtgcaagacgttcatgtcttttttttttcagttgaacaaacaaattaaggtttttgaggaaaacattccagttttTCTCCatcttcaatggtggccaacgggttgaaggtccaaattgcagtttcagtgcagcttcaaagggctctacacgatcccagctgaggaatatggGCCTTATCTTGAGAAACCATTGGTAATTTTCTAcgaaaaatacaaatttctatactttttaatcacaaatgcatgacgtacactaccagtcaaaaggtaaaacaatgatgtcagacgattttgaggttggaggagaaaatgtttCGCCCTACCCTGCCTTTCTGAACCGAAGTACAAAGACTaagaactaaccacgtgtgacTTTTCAACATAATTACGCAATGCGTAAAGACGTGCATCGCAGAgccagtgcaagatgagcatttgtggttaaaaagtctataaaatatttcatttcttAAGAGAATGGccaatcattttgctaaataagacccttatttctcggttgggatcatgtagagccatttCAAGCTGtactgaaattgcaatttggaccttcaacccattgaccaccattgaagtccactatatagaaaaaAGTTCCTGgaattttttctcaaaaaaacttaatttctttgcaactgaaaaacaaagaacatcttggatgacatgagggtgagtaaattaacatgGATTTTTaattctgcaagtgaacttctcctttaatggaaACATTGGCAAGATTTTCTTAGAACTtagcaaaaaagaaagaaacacccCTTTTAATTTTGTAAAATCCAACTCAACTGTACAGATCTTTATTGGAACAATATTTTTTATACTTGTTAAATGTGTTGTTGCACATGCACCTTAAGACACTTATGCTTTACATGCTCATCTGCGTGAACATGCCATAGAACTGCTGCAAAGAGGCATGAGGACTTCAAATGTGGCAAAACCAATAAACCACAATGTCTGTGCAATGTCTGCAATGCAAGATGCCGTTtcacttttttaatatatatttacacattaAGAAATTTGCTAGAAATAAAGCAGTTGATTGCAagatgtttctttctttctttctttctttctttctttctttctttctttgccataatctgaataaattacatttaaaaatttattgaaatagctatttaaaattgtaatactgATTCACAATATCACCGTTTTTACtttatgtcaccctggaccacaaaaccagtcttaaaaaatacattgtatggttcaaaatgtttattttatgccaaaaaaatcattaggatattaagtaaagatcatgttttatgaagatattttgtaaatttcctaccgtaaatatataaaaactgcttagtaatatgcattgctaagaactttattttgacaactttaaattttctcagtattctgattttttttatttttttttgcagattccagattttcaaacagttgtatcatggccaaatattgtcctatcctaacaaattcaactttattcagctttcagatgatgcataaatctcagtttcaaaaaacgactgcttttgtggtccagggtctcatatatttcatcaaataaatgcagccttattaagcatacactcttaaaaataaaggtgctttaaaatttcttcacagtgatgccatagaagaaccgttcagtcaaaggttctttaaagaaccatctctttcttatctttttataatctggaagaaccttctttcaccacaaatacccttttgtgaaacagaaaggttcttcagatgttaaatgttctttatggaaccatttagacaaaaaagtaaaaaaaaaaaaaaaaaaagtatattctatgaagcacctttatttttgagtgtaGGAGAGTTTTTCAAAAACACGAAGAAGTCGTACCAAgcacaaacttttaaatagtagtatATATGATCACATAATCACAATCTTCTTCACTGTTATCCAACTCTTTAATCTACTCCTGATGAGCGGAACATTCACAGTCTGTTATCTCAGGAGGAAGTCTAACTAATGACTGTTCATTTTATGGTTTCCTGCATGAAACTGCAGTCAGTTCatttaaaacacattcaaatcAGCTCAGAGTTCAAATGAGTTGTAGGTAATGTGCagaaataatgtttaatatctgTGCATGGTTTTATTAAAATTTCTGACTAAGATATAAAGAGGATCTCGCTCACTGGCTGTTAAAACCCGAATGTATGTCACATCTCTGAATTTTACAAAAGCTTAAACAGAGAGTTGTACtttgaagtgtgtaatttctttGTGAATACAATCACTGAATTGaatgtataaataatatctgGCAAGACACTTAACCTGTCTTCCAATTGGCTGGATAAACAGATAGCTCCACCCCAATCTCATACCACTGGTCAAGCCAATGATGTTGTGCTGGACTGGTCAAATGCTCAAACAAACAGAGCAATGTTCAGAGCCACGGCGTTTTAGGGAAATCAAACAATACTTAAAGCTGTGACAAAAGAAAGTAACTTTTCGAGAGAAAAAAAGCACACACTtcatctttaaaggggtcatcggatgcaaaactaacctTTACatgttgtaaaatataaataaaacaccttacaatgataaaaatccacccagtggtgttttttgtcttttttaatctAAGTATTAtcttctttttaaaatcaggtcattctcagcttcttgtcggtgtgacggcacacaggCAGAGGACGCTCCCacgacagttgattgacatgagcgccttaccttagacccgccctcaccgagctgaaacagtccgactctgccattgtgtgactcaggtgcagggaagACCGGAGtatctcagattgagcgattgaggtgttctgttgttggatgtaatgatGAACATAGCCGTAGTCATTTACTCCGGACAtatgagccactgaagatgcagaggataacgttactttcgtttttaaaagaaaagcgccgatcccgatctacatatgtgtctatgtttgtgcaaactgttcctgatgcagcttcacccacagcagaagtgagtatgagggttttttatgcatctttgcaaatggcctttcttaattatgtgcttgttggcaagtttcgtcactaaatgtggctaaacacggctaaatgcggctaaagtaaacataaaggctcatcatcatcccaggcagagagaggcggggcgagcagagctcatttgcatttaaagggcccatgcaatataattgagtttttgcagagctgattttgacatggtaaaaggatgtttttttacactactattgagaaagaccctaaagaatcatatgaacttgtggaaaatgggcatccgatgacccctttaaagatttGCGAAATACTCTAAGAGgcccacaagacaaaacaaatctAGGAAATTCACTAAATCCTGACAAAACTGACATACACGACGTGTAAAAACGTGCTTCAATATATTCTCCATAATCCATATTTTGGTCCAGAGTTAATTCCATATGTTTATTCCATATGTTTTTGTCCATTGCCTTTTTAGTTCATCTATTGAGGTTATGGGTGCATCTCGTACTGGCCTTCGGTAGCAATGAAAAAGTCATTGAGTGTGTCCTGTAGGTGCTCAAAGGTGGGTCTGTCCTCTGGCCTTTCCTTCCAGCAGTTCAGCATGATGTCATAGAGCTCTTCTGGACATCCATCTGGACAAGGCATCCTGTAGCTCCTGTCAAGGTTGCGGATCACCTCCGGATTCGTCATGCCTTGAAAATGTGAGCAAAGCACAGCCAGGTTGTTAAAGATCTGCTCATCTATCCCACACATCGTTCTGAATGTGAAACGAAACCCATGAGAGAAAAACCCATTACCTGGATAGGGTACTCTGCCGTATGTGACAATCTCTGTCAAAAGAACTCCAAAGGACCACACATCTGACTTGATGGTGAAAGTACCAAAGTTGATGGCTTCAGGGGCCGTCCATTTAATAGGGAACTTTGCACCTGATCAATAAAAAAGACATGACGACAGATGCTATATGTGGTTGTCGTGAAGGTGGTGTAGAACAGAGATGCAAGCGTGGAAAATTTGTGAGTttattaatgataaaaaaaatctataaataaacattttgccTTTATGCGGTAAAAAAGAGACAACGTGGAAATTTCATAACGGAAAGAAGCTGTTTTTGAATATCAGTAGCTTAAAGATCAGATATATCAGTTCATCGCATTAGAAATCAAATGTCAGCACTGACTGGTGCCAATTAATCTGTGGTAGTGGAAAAAGCACTGCAATGAAGGAATAAATTAATGCACTTACCTTCTTGTGCAGTGTATTCAGATTCTATGATCCTGGCAAGGCCAAAGTCTGCTATTTTACAGTGCAGGGTGTCAGAGACTAGAATATTAGCGGCACGCAGGTCTCTGTGAATGTAGTTTTTCCTTTCTATGAAAGCCATTCCCTCTGAAATCTGTTACATAGAGAGAAATAAGTGAAGAGGTCTGTCGATGTTTGAGAAGCATTATTTACTGTTACAATTTTCAATTAACAAGAAAAACAGACACACTGATGATGCATTTAGTTTTTATgagaaattaaatttaatataataaaagctAATATAGGTTAGGtttttcaaatacttttttcaaaaaattgtattttagtttttgttgccatttgtattattaaaaatcactcaaaaaatgtatgtattcatttatgCGCAAGGTTGTTCTAAGACATATGCGTCCAtgaaccacaaaaccttaagtagtcttaagtagcacgggtatatttgtagcaatagccaaagatacattgtattggtcaaaataatcaatttttctttttatgccaaaaatcaattttttatttatattaagtaaagctcatgtttcataaaaataaaattttctgccataatatataaaatgcatggctaaaaaaaatccatttggacaactttaaaggcaattttctcagtattttaagtttttttgcaccctcagatttcagatttttaaatagttgtatatctgtctaatattgtcctatcctaacaaaccatacatcaatggaaagcttatttattcagctgaataaaaaaaaatttccctgtgactggttttgtggtccagagtcacatagaGCATAAAAGAATATTATTTAATGGCAAGAAAAGAGTACAAACTTGACTTTTTTAATTATTCTGTTAAAAATTACACTGTTCTTGTCATAAAACATCTTTATAAGCTGCTATGACATAAAACAACCAAATAAacataatttatgattagtaatagcattactaagaacttcttttggacaactttaaaggcaattttctcaatatgtagatttttttgcaacctcagattccagattttttaaaagttgtatctgggtcaaatattgtcctatcctaacaaaccatgcatcaatgggaagcttatttatttatttaaattaaaaattaaccctgtgactggttttgtgatccaaggtcacatataagcATCAAAGGATATTATTTAATGGCAAGAAAAGGGtagaaatgtaattaaatgtattatttttatttattttttaacaaccaaataaacataatttatgatttttatgatgAGCTCAAAATAAACTTTAATGTGgttaagaatagaatagaatagaatagaatagaatagaatagaatagaatagaatagaatagaatagaatctcTCACAACACAGTACGACatacaataaattaaaacataACAATACTCAAAATAGTAAAAGCTTGCAACATCAAATCTCAGTTTTAAGATTCTATTTAAAATTTTGACCACAGTTGgcacaaaataatttttataacgATTAAGTTTACACATCAACATTCTGAATTTCATGCAAAATATGTGTATCGTCATCGTCAATTTTTTTAGGGTTTTTAAAAATAGACTAGAACAGATGGTTTAAATGGTTTAGCTTTTCAATATATATTATTGCATCTACAGTATATTTGGAATGCAGACCATAAAAAGTTAGCGGCAACATAGTGGGCTCTAACAGGAAGTTACTTTCACACAGAGAGCAAGATCACAGTCACGCATGTTAGGGGCTTCAGGCTGATGGAAAAATGTACGTAATATCCTGTACGGAAGATATTCATCTAAATTTGTGGTGGTTGTTAGAAGTGTTGAGATCTAAAAATGTTCAGACCATGAGCTTACAAGACCAGAGACCATTTCCTTTCTACATATCCCTGACAGTATCAGGTGCAAAACTATTCTAAAAATAGTTACAGAAGTTGAAATCGTGCATGAATTAATGCGCAGGTTTCCATGCAgtgcatttaaatgcattttgttcCATAAAGATTCAAATCAAAAAGTGAAATAATTCTTACTTGAGCTGCCATATCTATCAGCTTGGGAAGTTTTAATTTATGGCCGTCGTCCGTCTTCAGAAAGTCTAACAAGCTTCCTTGAATAGGAAAAGAGCAATGGTATAGTTTGACATAACAGTTCTggcataatttaaaaaacaaatggtTTAGGATTCTAATAATGTTGTGGTAATACTAACCATTAGCCATGTATTCTGTGACAATATAGATGGGTTCTTTGGTGACTACAGCGTGCAGCTTCACCAGTCTCTCGTGCTGGAGCTGCTTCATCAGATTAGCCTCCTGTAGGAAAGCCTCTGGCCCCATGGTACCTTCCTTCAAAGTCTTGATGGCAACTTTCTGGGAGTTTTTGTAGAATCCTACAAAATAAGAGCCAAAGGCACATGTAGgtttattaaatacatttgtgAAGAAAGTCTCATTGATCTACAGCAGCTCAATGAAAACTATTTTCAAGACAAATACTGTATACTTTTAGCCTCATGGTTAGATTCTTGAGAAAGGATCTAGAATCAATAAGGCATGGTGAGGTCGGTGTGCTTTAAAATCAATGTAATTAATCAGTCCTTTTGTCTAGTTTCAAAAAAAGATACGTAAATatctttaaaacagaatttatttactgTCTGTTCCTGTTTTGAGCATATACTTTACTAAATATAGttatacaaaacaaataaataaataattacataaattcTGCTTCTTAATTGAATGTGATTCTATGTTTAAAGAATTAAAGAAAGACTTAAAGAAGAACACATTATGAAGATTTGCAAAGGCACAGGCTACTGTACAGTAGGTGAATATGGGTCAGGGGCTTTTGCACCTTCTGATTAATGTTTACCATGGTGGTCAAAGTCAAAACCCCTTTGATGTGCAAATAATATATCATTCATGTGGCTAAAATATGAGAATACCACACAAAACCACAGTACACACTGACACGCACTCTTGAACAAACAACATCAAGGCCAGTAAAATACGAATTTTACTCTGAAGCGAGATGAATACAAGGACATATTCCTTTTCagtaaatttaatttgatttaattttattttattttattttattttattttataaaattttaaattaatttacattaaatTTCAGGTCAGAATACTAATCACTAATAAATTTGACAAGATTTAAAATTAAGAACACCTTCTAGTAAACGTAATAGTAAAATGATATTGTTGTTTGGAGTAaaaatacactacaagtcaaaagtttttgaacagtaagatttttaatgttttttaaaaaaagtctcttctgctcaccaagtctgcatttatttgatccaaagtagagcaagaacagaaacattttgatttttttttttactatttacaaaaactgctttctatttgaatatattttaaaatgtattttattcctttgatcaaagctaaattttcagcgtcgttactccagtcttcagtgtcaaatatttcttcggaaatcattctaatatgctgatttgcagttcaagaaacatttttattattattagtttcaaTATTTAtcaagcatttatctgaaaaaaaaaaaaaaaacttttgtaacattataccattcaaaagcttggagtcagtattattttttttctttgagaaagaaattatagaaattaatacttttatttaccaaggatcctttaaattgatcaaaagtgataataatgacatttataatgtaacaaaagatttctgaactttatattttttcagaaacctgaaaaattctactcagctgttttcaacataataataataaatgtttttgagcagcaaatcagaatatgacaatgatttctggaggattgTGTGAACTTTTTACtgaactttaaattaaataaatttccCATGTATTTTAAAGTCATTTCTGCTCATTTCTTCTTGCTGAGCAGAAACGATTTTAAAATCCATtgaaaactgttcaaaaacttttgactgatagtgtatgtcTTTCAATTGTTGTACCATGCTAGAAAATGATTTTAAAAGGACCAGCAGGATGTAATGTGACCAAAAAGGGAATGTGTATTGTTTCATTTAGAGTCATCCCCTCATAATTAACCATTTTATCTCCAGTGCATACGGATCACGTGCTTGCAAAGAAAGAATCAAGATTTGTTACCAAAAGGCAACATTGCAGAACTGAACTTTCTTCCGCTTCTTACCCATCCACACTTCTCCAAACTGGCCGGCACCAAGTTTTTTCACCATCTTCAAAGTATCTCTGGGA
The window above is part of the Garra rufa chromosome 13, GarRuf1.0, whole genome shotgun sequence genome. Proteins encoded here:
- the blk gene encoding tyrosine-protein kinase Blk, with protein sequence MGCACSDQKHCRDSKGYDHHNSNSNKFHLSRDHRRQSNNLDEDIAIAQYDFQPASDSDLQFKKGDKLKIIKETGEWWLAKSLVTGHEGFIPSTYVARAHTMEVERWFFKELSRRDTERLLLAPGNKPGAFLVRESETTKGAFSLSIRDSTPEQCDVVKHYKIRALDNGGYYISPSTTFPSLQELVKYYSRTADGLCQRLGSPCKTAAPQRPWAQDEWEIPRDTLKMVKKLGAGQFGEVWMGFYKNSQKVAIKTLKEGTMGPEAFLQEANLMKQLQHERLVKLHAVVTKEPIYIVTEYMANGSLLDFLKTDDGHKLKLPKLIDMAAQISEGMAFIERKNYIHRDLRAANILVSDTLHCKIADFGLARIIESEYTAQEGAKFPIKWTAPEAINFGTFTIKSDVWSFGVLLTEIVTYGRVPYPGMTNPEVIRNLDRSYRMPCPDGCPEELYDIMLNCWKERPEDRPTFEHLQDTLNDFFIATEGQYEMHP